From the Lysobacterales bacterium genome, one window contains:
- a CDS encoding cold-shock protein, producing MSADRQVGTVKWFNEAKGFGFIARDSGPDVFVHFRAIQGTGFKTLQEGQKVTFKVVQGQKGLQADQVTPV from the coding sequence ATGTCAGCAGATCGTCAGGTTGGTACCGTCAAGTGGTTCAACGAAGCCAAGGGCTTCGGCTTCATCGCCCGCGACAGCGGCCCGGACGTGTTCGTTCATTTTCGCGCCATCCAGGGCACGGGTTTCAAGACCCTGCAGGAAGGCCAGAAGGTCACCTTCAAGGTCGTGCAGGGCCAGAAGGGCCTGCAGGCCGATCAGGTCACGCC
- a CDS encoding TerB family tellurite resistance protein has translation MASGLLKDLKLAMREIFSSGKIDENQQVSLQVVFGLLGYLARADSIVTDDEAAFLNNLMDDMDLSLSARKIAVDAMNRGKARQIDIAVELERFLSVHPAGSPEVGRLYETLLNLAGSDGRVRPREKEFLEQVTAGLGFTPDILDSRLDAMARRPVA, from the coding sequence ATGGCAAGCGGCTTGTTGAAGGACTTGAAACTGGCGATGCGCGAGATCTTTTCGAGCGGCAAGATCGACGAGAACCAGCAGGTGTCGTTGCAGGTGGTGTTCGGCCTGCTCGGCTATCTGGCGCGCGCCGACAGCATCGTGACCGACGACGAAGCGGCCTTCCTGAACAACCTGATGGATGACATGGACCTGTCGTTGTCGGCGCGCAAGATCGCGGTCGACGCGATGAATCGCGGCAAGGCGCGACAAATCGATATCGCCGTGGAACTGGAGCGTTTCCTGTCGGTGCATCCGGCCGGTTCGCCCGAGGTCGGGCGACTGTACGAAACGCTGCTGAATCTTGCCGGATCGGATGGCCGCGTGCGTCCGCGCGAAAAAGAGTTCCTGGAGCAAGTCACCGCGGGCCTGGGCTTCACGCCGGACATCCTCGATTCGCGCCTCGACGCGATGGCACGTCGCCCCGTTGCATGA
- a CDS encoding aromatic ring-hydroxylating dioxygenase subunit alpha, which produces MTGGRPDLALQQLAASTALAARFYSDTSVIAVERDHIFARSWQLIAGDSQLSGAGDHVIAEIADVPVLIVRGNDGELRGFINICKHRAGPIATCDGRAAKVLRCRYHGWTYGLDGVLKAATEMQDAADFEVGTIRLTPIAVATWRGLVFAALDPVMSLAELLAGTERHLGDRDFSHYQFERKVSYPVPCNWKVYADNYLEGYHVPHVHPELNKLLDYRSYITETDRWHSLQYSPMEGAGNFYGDGIALYFYLWPNLMLNILPDRLQTNRIIPVAIDQCRVDFDFFYPPGATPEAIALRERDQRFSDEVQAEDADICERVQRALTCGRYQPGRLNPKRENAVFHFQEQLRHAYRDAGLS; this is translated from the coding sequence ATGACCGGCGGACGTCCCGACCTGGCTTTGCAGCAACTGGCGGCCAGTACGGCGCTGGCCGCGCGCTTCTACAGTGATACGTCGGTCATCGCGGTGGAACGCGACCACATCTTTGCGCGCAGCTGGCAGCTGATCGCCGGCGACTCGCAATTGTCGGGTGCAGGTGATCATGTCATCGCCGAGATCGCCGACGTGCCGGTCTTGATCGTTCGCGGCAACGACGGCGAACTGCGCGGCTTCATCAATATCTGCAAGCACCGTGCAGGCCCGATCGCCACCTGCGACGGCCGCGCCGCGAAGGTGCTGCGTTGTCGTTACCACGGCTGGACCTACGGCCTCGACGGCGTCCTCAAGGCGGCCACCGAAATGCAGGACGCCGCCGACTTCGAGGTTGGCACGATCCGCCTCACCCCGATTGCCGTGGCGACCTGGCGCGGACTGGTCTTCGCCGCCCTCGATCCGGTCATGTCCCTCGCGGAACTGCTGGCCGGGACCGAACGACATCTCGGTGACCGCGATTTCTCGCACTACCAGTTCGAACGCAAGGTGTCGTACCCGGTGCCCTGCAACTGGAAGGTGTATGCCGACAATTACCTCGAGGGCTACCACGTCCCGCACGTGCATCCGGAGTTGAACAAGCTGCTGGACTACCGCAGCTACATCACGGAAACCGACCGCTGGCATTCACTGCAATACAGTCCGATGGAAGGTGCCGGCAACTTCTATGGCGACGGCATCGCGTTGTATTTCTATCTCTGGCCGAATCTGATGCTGAACATCCTGCCGGATCGCCTGCAGACCAATCGCATCATTCCGGTCGCCATCGATCAATGCCGGGTCGACTTCGATTTCTTCTACCCGCCCGGTGCGACGCCGGAAGCGATCGCCTTGCGCGAGCGGGACCAGCGCTTCAGCGACGAGGTCCAGGCCGAAGACGCCGACATCTGCGAGCGCGTGCAGCGGGCGTTGACCTGCGGCCGCTATCAGCCCGGCCGACTCAATCCCAAACGCGAGAATGCCGTCTTCCATTTCCAGGAACAGTTGCGCCACGCCTATCGCGACGCGGGCCTGTCCTGA
- a CDS encoding amino acid permease has product MADAAPARVMGFWSAVALVVGSMIGSGVFLLPANLAPYGAASLLGWGISLCGAILLALVYAQWAREDPLPGGSFAYTRVTFGDTPGFFVAWSNWICIWAGNAALAVACAGCISALVPAVAQSRLLSAAIALAALWIATLTNLAGVRESARAQVVLTVLKLVPIALFAFVAVFFVDTANYHPFLPEGGDLFEIAWGGAAITLWAFLGLEASTIASASIRDPEKNVARATVVGTLIAGFLTMLACTVVLGVLPRTQIAQSPAPMAEAAAHLFGAPAGVLLAITAAVASYGALNGWVMLMGELPAQAAQAGLFPRSLGLRDGNGTPRRMLLVGTVLGSVLIVANYSRSLVKLFEFSILLSTATSLLPYAAASASALLRSRRWRSHSPMNLIIAGLALGYSLFALAGTGREALFWGAVLLAAGIPVSMYVRIRKRGLVAPH; this is encoded by the coding sequence ATGGCGGACGCAGCGCCTGCGCGCGTGATGGGTTTCTGGTCGGCGGTCGCGCTGGTCGTCGGCAGCATGATCGGCTCGGGTGTCTTCCTGCTGCCGGCGAACCTGGCACCTTACGGCGCGGCGAGCCTGCTCGGCTGGGGCATCAGCCTCTGCGGCGCCATCCTGCTGGCGCTCGTCTATGCGCAATGGGCGCGCGAGGATCCGCTGCCGGGCGGCAGCTTCGCCTACACGCGCGTGACCTTCGGCGACACGCCGGGGTTCTTCGTGGCCTGGAGCAACTGGATCTGCATCTGGGCCGGCAATGCCGCGCTCGCCGTCGCCTGTGCCGGATGCATCAGCGCATTGGTGCCGGCGGTCGCGCAGTCACGACTGCTGTCCGCCGCGATCGCGTTGGCCGCGCTGTGGATCGCCACGCTGACCAACCTCGCCGGCGTGCGCGAATCGGCACGGGCACAGGTCGTGCTGACGGTACTGAAACTGGTGCCGATCGCATTGTTCGCGTTCGTGGCGGTGTTCTTCGTCGACACCGCGAACTACCACCCCTTCTTGCCGGAAGGCGGCGACCTGTTCGAGATCGCCTGGGGCGGCGCGGCGATCACGTTGTGGGCATTCCTCGGCCTGGAAGCATCGACGATCGCAAGCGCCTCCATCCGCGATCCCGAAAAGAACGTGGCGCGCGCCACGGTCGTCGGTACCTTGATTGCCGGGTTTCTGACCATGCTGGCCTGCACCGTTGTGCTCGGTGTCTTGCCGCGAACTCAGATCGCGCAGTCGCCGGCACCGATGGCCGAAGCCGCCGCGCACCTGTTCGGTGCGCCAGCAGGCGTCTTGCTGGCCATCACTGCAGCGGTCGCCAGTTACGGCGCACTGAACGGCTGGGTCATGCTGATGGGTGAACTGCCAGCACAGGCTGCCCAGGCCGGGTTGTTCCCGCGCTCGCTCGGCCTGCGCGACGGCAATGGCACGCCGCGACGCATGTTGCTGGTCGGCACCGTGCTCGGAAGTGTGCTGATCGTCGCGAACTACAGTCGCAGCCTCGTCAAGCTGTTCGAATTCTCGATTCTGTTGTCGACCGCGACCTCGCTCCTGCCCTATGCCGCGGCCAGTGCCAGTGCCCTGCTTCGATCACGACGCTGGCGCAGCCATTCGCCGATGAACCTGATCATCGCGGGCCTGGCGCTGGGTTACAGTCTGTTCGCATTGGCAGGCACGGGCCGCGAGGCCTTGTTCTGGGGCGCGGTGCTGCTGGCGGCGGGTATTCCGGTATCGATGTACGTGCGCATCCGGAAGCGCGGACTGGTCGCGCCGCACTGA
- a CDS encoding glutathione peroxidase: MSSIYDFSAKDIDGKDVPLSTYKGKAMLLVNVASKCGFTPQYTGLEAMYRKHRDQGLVVLGFPCDQFGHQEPGNEDEIKNFCSLTYDVSFPMFAKVDVNGANAHPLWQWLKSEKSGFLGIDAIKWNFSKFLVDKSGNVVKRYAPTDTPEKIEKDLDAVLR; this comes from the coding sequence ATGAGCAGCATCTACGATTTCAGCGCGAAAGATATCGACGGCAAGGACGTGCCGCTGTCGACCTACAAGGGCAAGGCGATGCTGCTGGTGAACGTCGCCTCGAAATGCGGCTTCACCCCGCAATACACCGGACTGGAAGCGATGTATCGCAAGCATCGCGATCAAGGACTGGTGGTGCTCGGCTTTCCCTGCGACCAGTTTGGTCACCAGGAACCGGGCAACGAGGACGAGATCAAGAACTTCTGCTCGCTGACCTACGACGTCAGCTTCCCGATGTTCGCGAAGGTCGACGTGAACGGCGCGAATGCCCATCCGTTGTGGCAATGGCTCAAGTCCGAGAAATCCGGATTCCTCGGCATCGACGCGATCAAGTGGAATTTCAGCAAGTTCCTGGTCGACAAGTCCGGCAACGTCGTCAAGCGATATGCGCCCACCGACACGCCCGAGAAGATCGAGAAGGATCTGGACGCCGTGCTGCGCTGA